A genome region from Blautia coccoides includes the following:
- a CDS encoding DUF6751 family protein, with translation MIINAEMTIYNRKVNPDTRKIEYFGHISPCHYYCENKVITGDKGEGGLKHADVFKIRIPAEYLDGYVPPDEYAKLPYNPEMAAWTVEKEDLFILGAYDLRIKGVSDLQKTHRPYGCIDNYGDNRKGGIPHIRFGGCK, from the coding sequence ATGATTATTAACGCAGAGATGACCATATATAACCGCAAGGTGAATCCGGATACGCGGAAAATAGAGTATTTCGGGCATATATCTCCCTGCCATTATTACTGCGAAAATAAGGTGATAACGGGCGATAAAGGAGAAGGTGGCCTAAAGCATGCTGATGTATTTAAAATCCGGATTCCGGCCGAATATCTTGACGGTTATGTGCCGCCGGATGAATATGCGAAGTTGCCATACAACCCTGAGATGGCGGCTTGGACTGTGGAAAAAGAAGACCTGTTTATCCTTGGGGCGTATGATCTGAGGATAAAAGGGGTTAGTGATCTGCAGAAGACGCACAGGCCATATGGCTGTATAGATAACTATGGGGATAACCGCAAAGGCGGAATCCCCCATATAAGATTTGGAGGTTGTAAGTAA
- a CDS encoding phage distal tail protein, producing MTRKIIFTFRKGEEELVLDDSSFSVTAYEGLESTDYDLLTEENVGYAGERKKRMKILKRPIAIEFDYLGYEDIPEVRQKLIGFFSPYSSGNLTVDFMGAERAIEYEVQKLKFSSQNVFEPISCLLELVCVDPDFQTPYHLMEAISTWVDGWKWKFKLPFHMKRRGDPRVNIVNDGHVETPIEVEFHGPAENPRVTNLTTGEYVQVNRTLTSDDVLFINTAFRNKIVEIERNGIREDAFDYIDLGSTFFSLRLGDNLLEYSTQNDLNPQSVIIRYKKRYLGV from the coding sequence ATGACAAGAAAGATAATATTTACATTCCGTAAAGGGGAAGAGGAGCTTGTCTTAGACGACTCCTCTTTTTCTGTAACGGCATATGAGGGGCTGGAATCAACAGATTACGACCTGTTGACTGAAGAAAACGTTGGATATGCGGGTGAGCGTAAAAAACGGATGAAAATACTCAAGAGGCCGATAGCCATAGAATTCGATTATCTCGGATATGAAGACATCCCGGAAGTAAGGCAAAAGCTGATCGGATTTTTCTCCCCTTACAGCAGCGGAAACCTAACTGTTGATTTTATGGGAGCAGAGAGAGCTATAGAGTATGAAGTCCAAAAGCTGAAATTCAGCAGCCAGAATGTGTTTGAACCCATTTCCTGCTTACTGGAGCTTGTCTGCGTAGATCCAGATTTCCAGACCCCATATCACTTAATGGAGGCAATCAGCACGTGGGTGGATGGCTGGAAATGGAAATTCAAGCTCCCATTTCACATGAAACGACGCGGAGATCCCAGGGTGAATATTGTAAATGATGGACATGTAGAAACGCCCATAGAGGTAGAATTTCACGGTCCTGCAGAGAATCCCAGAGTGACAAACCTGACCACGGGAGAATATGTACAGGTAAACCGGACCCTTACCAGTGATGACGTACTGTTTATCAACACAGCATTCCGAAATAAGATTGTGGAGATTGAGAGAAACGGTATTCGGGAGGATGCGTTTGATTATATCGACCTGGGCTCGACCTTCTTTTCCCTGCGGCTGGGGGATAACCTGCTGGAATACAGCACCCAGAATGACTTGAATCCACAGAGCGTCATCATCCGGTATAAGAAAAGGTATCTGGGAGTATAG
- a CDS encoding Gp15 family bacteriophage protein yields MRLTEQLPVTVEIAGEAYAIKTDFRDILRYDEIIRGQSDGEAVLKAINMLLGEEVLRKPNMRADDIAEAIGWFVKCGDIGKKSSLPRAALGLNNAVPMDFGADSALIYTAFLQTYGLDLYDIPYLHWWKFNWMLEDISPSCRLSKVIEYRTIDTKNKNLSKEQKKAYAALQRYFRVQEKKSEEDEAIVQALLEGRDPFG; encoded by the coding sequence GTGAGATTAACAGAACAGCTTCCAGTAACTGTAGAAATTGCGGGAGAAGCATATGCAATCAAAACGGATTTTAGGGATATCCTCCGTTACGATGAGATTATCAGAGGGCAGAGTGATGGAGAAGCGGTATTAAAGGCCATAAACATGCTTTTGGGAGAAGAGGTGCTACGCAAACCAAATATGAGAGCTGACGATATAGCAGAGGCGATCGGGTGGTTTGTTAAGTGCGGAGATATAGGAAAAAAGAGTTCACTCCCGCGTGCAGCACTGGGCCTTAATAATGCGGTACCTATGGATTTTGGCGCTGATTCCGCTTTGATTTATACTGCCTTCCTACAGACATACGGGCTTGATCTGTATGATATCCCATATCTGCACTGGTGGAAATTTAATTGGATGCTGGAGGACATTTCTCCTTCGTGCCGTCTGTCAAAGGTAATTGAATACCGGACGATAGACACGAAAAACAAAAATCTGTCCAAGGAACAGAAGAAAGCTTATGCGGCCTTACAGCGGTATTTCCGTGTCCAAGAAAAGAAATCTGAAGAGGACGAGGCTATTGTACAGGCACTCCTGGAAGGGAGGGACCCCTTTGGATAA
- a CDS encoding siphovirus ReqiPepy6 Gp37-like family protein: protein MDKRINIRFFDPDINFIGEITDYTALIHVSKWKSYGDFEIHSSVMYDRLFHDGNIIMLDNDTRKTGIIKYIGVDDEEGGTVELKGFSLLHMLTQRITVPPKGKAHHEFNKAAAEDIMTALVNTNAVAPADSKRKIPKLVIKQSAGRGDRLTYQTRYDVLTDCLEELCGASGLGVCVSLDPWKKQFVFEVLEGVDRTVNQSDRPPMIFNVNYDNIENREYIRDSSEYKNCAYTGGQGDGVNRVIKIIGNEKTGLDRYELFVDARDVEDEANLPDRAKVKLAECEKISSYTCEADAALYQKKWNLGDVVTTKDAEWSLLLHERITEVMETLDSDGYVVEPTFGTATKSIVEKVNAVSGDTAKNESIPGPEGKQGPQGYSIQYRWDGTKLGVKREDEGTYKYTNLQGPAGKDGQDGKDGMSVTYTHTQISAQAVWQIAHNLNKYPSVTVVDSAGSVVVGDIRYIDRNNLTVTFTAGFAGKAYLN, encoded by the coding sequence ATGGATAAGCGGATAAATATTCGGTTTTTTGACCCTGATATCAATTTTATCGGGGAGATCACAGACTACACGGCCCTGATCCATGTCAGCAAATGGAAAAGTTATGGAGATTTTGAGATTCATTCCTCTGTTATGTATGACCGGTTATTCCATGATGGAAATATCATCATGCTGGACAATGACACCAGGAAAACAGGGATTATAAAGTATATCGGAGTGGACGATGAAGAGGGAGGAACTGTGGAACTCAAAGGTTTTTCTCTACTCCATATGCTCACACAGAGAATAACAGTCCCGCCAAAGGGGAAGGCACACCACGAATTTAACAAGGCCGCAGCAGAAGATATCATGACTGCTTTGGTTAACACAAATGCAGTTGCCCCTGCGGACAGTAAAAGAAAAATCCCTAAGCTTGTGATAAAACAAAGCGCCGGCAGGGGTGACCGGCTGACATACCAAACAAGGTATGACGTACTTACTGACTGCCTGGAGGAGTTGTGTGGCGCCTCTGGACTTGGCGTCTGTGTATCACTGGACCCGTGGAAGAAACAGTTTGTATTTGAAGTCTTGGAAGGTGTGGACCGGACAGTAAATCAGTCTGACCGGCCGCCCATGATCTTTAATGTCAACTATGACAACATTGAAAATCGTGAGTACATCCGGGATAGCAGCGAATACAAAAACTGTGCTTACACCGGAGGACAGGGAGACGGAGTAAACCGAGTCATTAAAATCATTGGAAACGAGAAAACGGGTCTTGACAGGTATGAGCTGTTTGTGGACGCCCGGGACGTGGAAGATGAGGCAAACCTGCCGGACAGAGCTAAAGTTAAACTTGCTGAGTGTGAGAAGATTTCCTCTTACACCTGCGAGGCTGATGCTGCTCTGTATCAAAAAAAGTGGAACCTTGGTGATGTGGTCACAACGAAGGACGCAGAATGGTCTCTTTTGCTGCATGAGCGAATCACTGAGGTCATGGAAACACTTGATTCGGATGGATATGTAGTTGAGCCAACCTTCGGCACCGCTACGAAATCCATCGTTGAGAAAGTCAATGCTGTCAGTGGAGATACTGCGAAAAATGAAAGCATACCAGGTCCTGAAGGAAAGCAGGGGCCACAAGGGTACAGCATACAGTACCGCTGGGACGGCACAAAACTTGGTGTAAAGCGTGAGGACGAGGGGACTTATAAATATACGAACCTGCAGGGACCTGCCGGTAAAGATGGGCAGGATGGTAAAGACGGCATGAGTGTCACATATACACATACGCAGATATCGGCTCAAGCCGTGTGGCAGATTGCACACAACCTTAATAAGTATCCCAGTGTTACCGTGGTAGACAGCGCCGGTTCCGTTGTCGTAGGCGATATCCGTTATATTGACCGTAACAACCTCACGGTAACATTTACCGCTGGTTTTGCGGGAAAAGCGTATCTCAATTAG
- a CDS encoding minor capsid protein has translation MGQSKFVLRMDPADKILLKRKMGDNGQAQLFLSKNFADKSLPYVPRLTGALRDSARVNPKSVSWNTPYARRQFYEHKSKSMWHIKMWRDRGKEIVDSVAQFCDCRVKR, from the coding sequence ATGGGACAGTCTAAATTTGTACTTAGGATGGACCCTGCAGATAAGATTTTATTAAAACGTAAGATGGGCGACAACGGGCAGGCCCAGCTTTTTTTATCAAAGAATTTTGCAGATAAGTCACTTCCTTATGTCCCCCGGTTGACAGGGGCATTAAGGGACAGTGCCAGGGTTAACCCGAAAAGTGTTTCGTGGAATACGCCGTATGCAAGAAGACAGTTTTATGAGCACAAAAGTAAAAGTATGTGGCATATAAAAATGTGGCGTGACAGGGGAAAGGAAATCGTGGATAGCGTAGCACAGTTTTGCGATTGCAGGGTTAAGAGATGA
- a CDS encoding phage scaffolding protein has protein sequence MNMDLKELLGDELYAQVDAKIAEVNGADEQKENPVKFVDLSEGAYVSKEKYTGLKTEADGYKKQLTEANTTIESYKEMDIEGIKKSADEWKQKYETDTAALNQQIETQKRTFAAEKYLDGQKIKSPLARKSILSDFMAQNLEFKDGTFVGAEDYMKKMKEQYPDDFESEQKEEPPQKKTWVRGTSGTYKPGVVDSEESYLKQKYGNNKYYRGK, from the coding sequence ATGAATATGGATTTAAAAGAATTACTTGGGGATGAGCTTTACGCTCAGGTAGATGCAAAAATTGCAGAGGTAAATGGTGCTGATGAGCAGAAAGAGAACCCTGTAAAGTTTGTTGACCTGTCCGAGGGGGCGTATGTCAGCAAGGAGAAATATACCGGCCTGAAAACAGAAGCCGATGGGTATAAGAAGCAGCTCACGGAGGCAAACACCACTATTGAATCTTATAAGGAAATGGACATTGAAGGCATTAAAAAATCTGCGGATGAATGGAAACAAAAGTATGAGACTGACACAGCGGCGCTGAATCAGCAGATCGAGACCCAGAAGAGGACATTCGCGGCCGAGAAGTACCTCGATGGTCAGAAAATCAAGTCCCCTCTTGCAAGAAAAAGTATTCTCTCGGATTTCATGGCTCAGAATCTTGAATTTAAGGATGGCACTTTTGTAGGTGCGGAAGACTACATGAAAAAGATGAAGGAGCAGTATCCGGATGACTTTGAATCCGAACAGAAAGAGGAGCCACCCCAGAAAAAAACATGGGTGAGAGGAACCAGTGGTACCTATAAGCCCGGAGTTGTAGACTCTGAAGAATCCTATTTAAAACAGAAGTATGGTAACAACAAATATTACAGAGGTAAGTAA
- a CDS encoding phage tail tape measure protein has product MADGKITIETSIDNAGALKDLKKLTSNVSQQGNAAAGAASSAFSKIGSAAKHSAAIAVTALAGVGTAVAAAGGLAVKVGSDFEAAMSKVAAVSGATGTDLSKLTEKAKEMGAKTKFSASEAAEAMNYMAMAGWKTEEMLNGVEGIMNLAAASGEDLASTSDIVTDALSSFGLQASDSGHFADILAAASSNANTNVAMMGETFKYAASVAGAMGYTAEDTALAIGLMANRGIKASQAGTALRSIMTRLAKPTKETQGAVNKLGISLTDSEGNMKSLDTIMQDLREGFSGLSEEEKAATAAALGGQEAMSGLLAIVGASPEEYEKLQSAIANCDGTAERMAETMLDNLQGSLTILKSSLEGLGIEVYESMQEPLKNAADNGIADVNRLTEAFKQGGFDAAVEEAGDILAGLATKVAQSAPKMIDASVSVVKSFVKGIGKNKMQLKVAADDIVKSLCNGLVKLLPKEMQKPAKKALDSLVRTFKSGTKNLLSVAQSVLNAVGAVFKRLGGNMDDIIPTVVSIVAAFKTFKAVTGPVSSVVSVITKLTGAAKGAGLATTALNAIMAANPATLIAGAIALLVGGLAAYALTAGRADEQQSAFNERMDKLGASIEKNQNAIDQLGESMKDTSASIEASAAPVERLRDKMSEAFDETGHVKEGCEDLATSILNQLNDAMGTEYSLTADGFIQNSEGVKQSIDDVNTSIDEYVQNLKNKALQEATTSQYTEAIKEQAEAHKNLVEAQKAHREAIEKAIDVDEQWRNGLADQEALEKAQKNLDATTKKVQDAGRAAVEADAQVKGLEGVMDELGKGTPESVQKAIDAYAQIPIESEEAAKGVVASQETIQDALSSTDYSKMSEGFQLAILQIEKSGGEIPKSLQQSIVEALKNFDKLGTEGQESVASAMRLMMDAMKDKIPEFSNMAGATSDQVIQTFGKYLKDSGALGDIGTEALDKMMKSMESADATSVPNKKGKEVTETAAQSMRDGYEVINTASKGAGEQIGQGFSAADYSLAITAAAKACDMTVEELMGHQEQIYAVAAQVAQSGANGFTAADLVGIFGSNAQAAADAANFTLMNGAAQAGASGANFGNSTNAALMASNMPGVFAGQANGAASNFAFGMLSGAGQGAAAASSVGSSAGMALQNSGISNMFQVTGSNATNILNSTIQGSQGAISSASANLGRSSASALKGVNLGSNFQSQARSAVNMFCAGIRGLTSSGVSAARALGTSSIRGLSECNLSTAGKTQGSQFASSFSSGINSGSSSASASARAVGSSALSSLSGYSGSGYDIGVQFSAGFASGIRAGGGGVAAAAADVASQAVAAAQRNLKVASPSRVMRAIGRWYDKGLEIGIQENTKGVERAVDRLSAKLTFDPSAMLAKMRGDFDSNLNRIAGNHLAQKYITSVTTPEPREPSKVEQTVNIYQPVKSPVETARELRKVGRELAFG; this is encoded by the coding sequence TTGGCTGATGGCAAAATTACGATTGAAACAAGTATAGATAATGCTGGGGCGCTAAAAGACCTTAAAAAGCTGACAAGTAACGTCAGCCAACAGGGTAATGCGGCAGCAGGGGCGGCGTCCAGTGCTTTTAGTAAGATTGGTTCCGCCGCAAAGCATTCGGCGGCAATCGCAGTAACGGCCCTTGCTGGTGTAGGGACGGCTGTCGCGGCGGCTGGTGGGCTAGCCGTAAAAGTTGGTTCTGATTTCGAGGCTGCCATGTCAAAAGTAGCCGCTGTTTCTGGTGCGACCGGGACAGACCTTAGCAAACTGACCGAAAAAGCTAAGGAGATGGGAGCGAAAACAAAATTCTCTGCTTCGGAAGCCGCTGAAGCCATGAATTATATGGCAATGGCCGGTTGGAAAACAGAGGAAATGCTGAATGGTGTAGAAGGTATCATGAATCTGGCGGCGGCGTCAGGAGAGGATTTGGCGTCTACATCTGATATTGTGACGGATGCATTGAGTTCGTTCGGATTACAGGCCAGTGACAGCGGGCATTTTGCTGATATCCTTGCAGCAGCGTCCAGTAATGCGAATACCAATGTTGCCATGATGGGCGAAACATTTAAGTATGCAGCGTCTGTTGCCGGTGCAATGGGGTATACTGCGGAAGATACAGCCCTTGCAATTGGGCTGATGGCAAATAGAGGTATAAAAGCAAGTCAAGCGGGTACTGCACTCCGGAGTATCATGACAAGACTTGCAAAGCCAACAAAAGAGACTCAGGGAGCCGTGAACAAGCTTGGTATCTCCCTGACGGATTCTGAGGGCAATATGAAGTCCCTGGATACTATCATGCAGGATCTGCGTGAGGGATTTTCTGGATTAAGTGAGGAAGAAAAAGCGGCTACTGCGGCAGCATTAGGCGGCCAGGAGGCAATGTCTGGTCTGCTGGCTATTGTAGGAGCCTCCCCAGAAGAATATGAAAAACTGCAAAGCGCCATTGCAAATTGTGACGGTACTGCTGAGAGAATGGCAGAAACCATGCTGGACAATCTTCAGGGAAGTCTAACCATTCTCAAATCCTCTCTGGAAGGTCTGGGAATCGAAGTATACGAGAGTATGCAGGAGCCTTTAAAGAATGCTGCAGATAACGGGATTGCGGACGTCAACAGACTCACAGAGGCTTTTAAGCAGGGCGGATTTGATGCTGCTGTCGAAGAGGCAGGAGACATACTGGCAGGACTTGCTACGAAGGTAGCACAATCAGCCCCAAAGATGATAGACGCCTCAGTTTCCGTAGTTAAATCCTTTGTAAAAGGTATTGGCAAAAACAAGATGCAGCTTAAAGTTGCTGCGGATGATATCGTCAAATCTCTGTGTAACGGATTGGTAAAGCTCCTTCCGAAGGAAATGCAGAAACCTGCAAAGAAAGCCCTGGATTCTCTCGTAAGGACATTCAAGTCGGGGACTAAAAACCTCTTGAGCGTTGCACAGTCAGTTTTAAACGCTGTAGGTGCAGTGTTTAAAAGGCTGGGTGGGAATATGGATGACATTATCCCTACTGTTGTCAGTATTGTGGCGGCCTTTAAAACTTTCAAAGCCGTTACCGGTCCGGTGTCATCCGTTGTAAGCGTTATCACCAAATTAACAGGAGCCGCAAAAGGAGCAGGTCTTGCTACCACTGCCCTGAATGCTATTATGGCTGCAAACCCTGCGACCCTGATTGCCGGTGCCATTGCCCTACTTGTAGGCGGATTGGCTGCGTATGCACTCACGGCAGGTCGTGCGGATGAACAGCAGAGTGCCTTTAATGAGCGAATGGATAAGCTTGGAGCATCCATAGAAAAGAACCAAAATGCAATAGATCAGCTCGGGGAATCAATGAAGGATACCAGTGCATCTATTGAAGCATCCGCAGCTCCTGTTGAGCGCCTGCGGGACAAAATGTCAGAGGCATTTGACGAAACCGGTCATGTGAAAGAAGGGTGCGAGGATCTTGCGACATCCATCCTTAATCAGCTTAACGACGCGATGGGCACGGAGTACAGCCTTACTGCTGATGGATTTATCCAGAATAGTGAGGGCGTAAAGCAGTCTATTGATGATGTTAACACCTCTATTGACGAGTATGTGCAGAATTTGAAAAATAAGGCTCTTCAGGAGGCTACAACAAGCCAATATACCGAAGCAATAAAAGAGCAAGCAGAAGCGCATAAAAATTTGGTAGAGGCACAAAAAGCGCATCGTGAAGCCATTGAAAAAGCAATAGATGTAGACGAGCAATGGCGCAATGGGCTGGCAGACCAGGAAGCGCTTGAAAAAGCCCAAAAAAATCTTGATGCAACGACTAAAAAGGTACAAGATGCGGGGCGGGCCGCTGTTGAAGCTGACGCACAAGTTAAAGGGCTTGAAGGGGTCATGGACGAACTGGGGAAAGGAACCCCGGAGAGTGTGCAGAAGGCAATAGATGCTTATGCACAGATTCCCATTGAATCAGAAGAGGCGGCAAAAGGAGTAGTTGCCAGTCAGGAAACTATACAGGACGCGCTTTCCTCTACGGACTACAGTAAAATGTCCGAAGGATTCCAATTGGCTATCCTGCAGATTGAAAAATCTGGCGGAGAAATTCCCAAAAGCCTACAGCAATCTATAGTTGAAGCACTGAAGAATTTTGATAAATTGGGTACAGAGGGTCAGGAATCTGTGGCAAGTGCAATGCGTCTAATGATGGATGCAATGAAGGATAAGATTCCTGAGTTTTCAAACATGGCCGGCGCTACATCCGATCAGGTTATACAGACATTTGGAAAATACCTGAAAGACAGCGGCGCTCTTGGCGATATTGGAACAGAAGCTCTGGACAAGATGATGAAAAGCATGGAATCTGCGGACGCCACATCTGTGCCGAATAAAAAGGGAAAAGAAGTCACTGAGACAGCCGCACAGTCTATGCGAGATGGTTACGAGGTCATTAATACTGCATCAAAGGGCGCAGGCGAACAGATAGGCCAAGGATTTTCTGCAGCGGATTATTCGCTTGCAATCACTGCCGCAGCAAAAGCTTGTGATATGACCGTAGAGGAGCTGATGGGTCACCAGGAGCAGATATACGCTGTTGCAGCACAGGTTGCACAATCTGGAGCAAATGGATTCACGGCGGCTGATTTGGTAGGCATATTTGGTTCCAATGCACAAGCGGCAGCAGATGCGGCAAATTTTACTCTCATGAATGGGGCAGCACAGGCAGGAGCAAGCGGTGCCAATTTTGGTAATTCCACGAATGCGGCTCTTATGGCGTCAAATATGCCAGGGGTATTTGCTGGTCAAGCAAATGGTGCGGCGTCAAATTTTGCATTTGGCATGTTATCCGGTGCAGGCCAGGGGGCAGCGGCAGCAAGTAGTGTAGGCAGTTCCGCAGGTATGGCCCTGCAGAACTCGGGCATTAGCAACATGTTCCAGGTGACTGGATCCAACGCAACGAATATCCTGAATAGTACCATTCAAGGGAGCCAGGGGGCTATATCATCGGCGTCTGCAAATCTCGGGCGCTCGTCCGCATCTGCTTTAAAGGGTGTGAATTTGGGCAGCAATTTCCAGTCTCAGGCACGTTCTGCCGTTAATATGTTTTGTGCGGGAATACGTGGTCTTACATCGTCAGGAGTGAGTGCTGCAAGAGCGTTGGGGACCAGCAGTATACGAGGGCTGAGTGAGTGTAATCTGTCCACTGCAGGAAAGACACAGGGTTCACAGTTTGCAAGTTCATTTTCTTCTGGTATCAATTCCGGTAGCAGTTCTGCATCTGCATCTGCCAGGGCGGTGGGAAGCAGTGCACTGAGCAGCCTGAGCGGCTATTCCGGCAGTGGATACGATATAGGTGTCCAGTTTTCCGCAGGCTTTGCGTCTGGTATCAGAGCCGGTGGTGGCGGGGTTGCCGCAGCGGCGGCAGACGTCGCAAGTCAAGCGGTGGCGGCTGCGCAAAGAAACCTTAAAGTAGCATCTCCGTCCAGAGTGATGCGGGCAATAGGCCGTTGGTACGATAAAGGCCTCGAAATTGGCATACAGGAGAATACAAAGGGTGTTGAGAGAGCCGTTGACCGGTTATCAGCCAAACTGACTTTTGATCCCAGTGCAATGTTGGCCAAGATGCGGGGTGACTTTGACAGCAACCTGAACAGGATTGCCGGAAACCACCTGGCGCAGAAATACATTACCTCTGTAACCACGCCTGAGCCGCGGGAGCCATCAAAAGTAGAACAGACAGTAAATATCTATCAGCCGGTTAAATCCCCCGTGGAGACGGCGAGAGAACTGCGGAAAGTAGGAAGGGAGCTGGCATTTGGATGA
- a CDS encoding ribosomal-processing cysteine protease Prp has protein sequence MIVVTMGRTGVDISGHAGYDKQGRDIVCAAVSVLAYNLVLSLETLTPDQVFVEERQGYTEIIWDDLSERGRTLVDSFFLGICAIERDYPGVQIKYGK, from the coding sequence TTGATTGTAGTAACTATGGGGCGTACCGGAGTAGATATCAGCGGCCATGCAGGATATGACAAACAGGGTCGTGATATCGTATGTGCTGCGGTTTCTGTCCTTGCATATAACCTCGTGCTGTCCCTGGAGACCCTGACGCCTGATCAGGTGTTTGTGGAAGAGCGGCAGGGATATACAGAGATTATCTGGGATGACCTCTCAGAAAGAGGTAGAACATTGGTGGATTCCTTTTTCCTTGGCATATGTGCCATTGAGAGGGATTATCCAGGGGTACAAATCAAATATGGTAAATAA
- a CDS encoding phage minor capsid protein, translated as MRPEEMGSLPLQVEKLFYGLQDRIMSDVVRRIKKTGEITSTADYQLNRVKILGNSTEFIEDELKELLDAAYPELFALYDKVIDWEYVRNKSLYEQVNGQFVPPEENDWLQGLSSAIVSQTKGEIKNISQSLGFSLDYGNGKRVFTPLSEYYQKYLDRACLDIASGAFDYNTALRRVVREMTSSGIRSVDYASGYSNRAPVAARRAVMTGVHNLGNKINEQLAKELETDDYEVTAHYGARPTHAVWQGRVYSRRELESVCGLGSVTGLCGANCTHSYLPFIRGISTRTYTDEMLEDIREDDARIRKYRGKEYDGYTCRRRQREMETTMRAQRERIKYLKEGGDHDAVLAAQAKYLQTLHEYKGFSKIMGLQPQMERVYMDGLGRMSGGRIPAKAVAKLGRNGTIKSNV; from the coding sequence ATGCGACCGGAAGAAATGGGGAGCCTGCCGCTGCAGGTTGAAAAACTGTTTTATGGGCTACAGGACAGGATCATGTCTGATGTGGTCAGGCGGATCAAGAAGACAGGGGAGATAACATCCACGGCAGACTACCAGCTCAACCGCGTCAAGATCCTGGGAAACTCAACCGAATTTATCGAGGATGAGCTAAAAGAGCTGCTGGATGCCGCATATCCTGAATTGTTTGCCTTGTACGACAAAGTGATAGACTGGGAGTATGTGCGTAACAAGAGCCTGTATGAGCAGGTAAATGGGCAGTTTGTCCCGCCCGAAGAAAATGACTGGTTGCAGGGGCTGTCATCTGCGATCGTCAGTCAGACAAAAGGCGAGATTAAAAATATATCGCAGTCATTGGGATTCTCATTGGACTACGGAAATGGGAAAAGGGTATTTACACCACTGTCTGAATACTATCAAAAGTATCTTGATCGGGCTTGTCTCGACATTGCGTCAGGCGCTTTTGACTACAACACGGCTTTACGCCGGGTGGTGCGTGAGATGACTTCATCGGGTATCCGTTCTGTTGATTACGCGAGCGGGTATAGCAACAGGGCACCTGTAGCGGCCAGAAGAGCCGTTATGACAGGCGTGCATAACCTCGGCAATAAAATCAACGAGCAACTTGCAAAAGAGCTGGAAACGGACGATTACGAGGTCACAGCGCATTATGGTGCACGGCCAACACATGCGGTATGGCAGGGCAGGGTGTACAGCCGCCGAGAACTGGAGTCTGTTTGCGGCCTTGGCAGTGTGACCGGTCTCTGCGGTGCAAACTGTACGCATTCATACCTGCCCTTTATCCGGGGGATATCAACCAGAACTTATACAGATGAGATGCTGGAGGATATCCGAGAGGATGACGCCAGGATCAGAAAATACCGGGGTAAGGAATATGATGGTTACACATGCCGGCGGAGACAACGCGAGATGGAGACAACCATGCGGGCGCAGCGGGAACGGATCAAATACCTGAAAGAGGGTGGTGATCACGATGCAGTGCTGGCAGCTCAAGCAAAGTATCTGCAGACGTTGCATGAATACAAAGGATTCTCGAAAATCATGGGCCTTCAGCCGCAGATGGAGCGTGTGTACATGGACGGTCTCGGGAGGATGTCAGGCGGGAGAATACCTGCAAAAGCTGTTGCAAAATTAGGAAGAAATGGTACAATAAAGTCGAATGTATAA
- a CDS encoding DUF6673 family protein — protein MQVNFDTLNFDATDADTLQKYLDAMQIVSEKANRLDKDAPQPKQYQYLCEAVKTCFDDIFGAGTGEKICGANNSLRACTNAFRELVEEYNHQMSEQKRANEALIAEMETGKAVDTE, from the coding sequence ATGCAGGTAAATTTTGACACGCTTAACTTTGATGCAACAGATGCGGACACCCTGCAAAAGTATCTTGATGCAATGCAGATCGTTTCAGAAAAGGCGAATAGGCTTGATAAAGACGCTCCGCAGCCAAAACAGTATCAGTATCTTTGCGAGGCTGTTAAAACATGTTTCGATGATATATTCGGGGCTGGCACTGGAGAAAAAATCTGTGGGGCCAACAACTCTCTTAGAGCCTGCACAAATGCGTTTAGAGAACTGGTAGAAGAATATAATCACCAGATGAGCGAACAGAAGAGAGCGAATGAAGCGCTCATTGCGGAAATGGAAACTGGGAAGGCTGTTGATACAGAGTGA